Proteins encoded together in one Thermomonospora curvata DSM 43183 window:
- a CDS encoding patatin-like phospholipase family protein has translation MTTDGGRALVLGGGGVAGIAWEAGLITGLAAHGVDLTTADLIVGTSAGSVVGAHVAHGADLSEAVQRLAARSTGGGPGTAPRNTDLNAVLEAFAILYDTSLDPQEARAKVGRMALEAQVDEMGAVLEEVGRRLPDQNWPKRRLLITGVDAEDGSFAVWDSASGVPLALAVRASCSVPCVFPPVAIDGRRYMDGGIRSVTNADLAKGAQAVVVLEPMAHLTPRNTLQRELAELEGARIATVAPDEAAQRVFGADILSPKLWGPAFDAGVAQAASAVETVRAAWA, from the coding sequence ATGACGACGGACGGCGGACGGGCCCTGGTACTGGGCGGCGGCGGGGTCGCCGGGATCGCCTGGGAGGCCGGGCTGATCACCGGGCTGGCCGCGCACGGGGTGGATTTGACCACCGCGGACCTGATCGTGGGCACCTCGGCGGGCTCGGTGGTCGGCGCGCACGTGGCGCACGGCGCGGACCTGTCGGAGGCGGTGCAGCGCCTGGCGGCCCGCTCCACCGGCGGCGGGCCGGGCACCGCGCCCCGCAACACCGACCTGAACGCGGTGCTGGAGGCGTTCGCCATCCTCTACGACACCTCCCTGGATCCCCAGGAGGCCCGCGCCAAGGTCGGCCGGATGGCGCTGGAGGCACAGGTGGACGAGATGGGCGCCGTCCTGGAGGAGGTCGGCCGGCGGCTGCCCGACCAGAACTGGCCCAAGCGGCGGCTGCTGATCACCGGGGTGGACGCCGAGGACGGCTCGTTCGCGGTGTGGGATTCGGCCTCCGGGGTGCCGCTGGCGCTGGCGGTGCGGGCCAGCTGCTCGGTGCCGTGCGTCTTCCCGCCGGTCGCCATCGACGGCCGCCGCTACATGGACGGCGGCATCCGCTCGGTCACCAACGCCGACCTGGCCAAGGGCGCGCAGGCGGTGGTCGTCCTGGAGCCCATGGCCCATCTGACGCCGCGCAACACCCTGCAGCGGGAGCTGGCCGAACTGGAGGGCGCCCGCATCGCCACCGTCGCCCCCGACGAGGCCGCCCAGCGGGTCTTCGGCGCCGACATCCTCAGCCCCAAACTGTGGGGTCCGGCTTTCGACGCCGGTGTGGCGCAGGCCGCGTCCGCCGTGGAAACCGTCCGCGCGGCCTGGGCCTGA
- a CDS encoding OB-fold-containig protein, with protein MGEFIETIFSFPTGLFTFALVVVGGYWLAMVLGAADLELLDGDDEAAGLSGFLGALRLGDVPVTVALSLLIAFSWFFSLVGAVMLDGLELSSPLTIALGLVVLALAVVLAWLATCLVVIPLRKALPRLRESSRHDFVGRVCVIRTSTVGPDFGQAEITAPDGSSAIIQVRQESEDPLAGPLTAGSTALIFDYDSKGEFFRVMPYDASMDPDRPLS; from the coding sequence ATGGGCGAGTTCATCGAGACGATTTTCTCCTTCCCCACCGGCCTGTTCACGTTCGCCCTGGTGGTCGTCGGCGGTTATTGGCTGGCCATGGTGCTCGGCGCCGCGGACCTGGAACTGCTGGACGGAGACGATGAGGCCGCGGGTTTGAGCGGCTTCCTCGGCGCCCTGCGGCTGGGCGACGTTCCGGTGACCGTCGCGCTGTCGCTGCTGATCGCCTTCTCCTGGTTCTTCAGTCTGGTAGGTGCCGTCATGCTGGATGGGCTGGAGCTGTCCTCGCCGCTGACGATCGCTCTGGGGCTGGTGGTGCTGGCGCTGGCCGTGGTGCTCGCCTGGCTGGCCACCTGCCTGGTGGTGATACCGCTGCGCAAGGCGCTGCCGCGGCTGCGCGAGTCGTCCCGGCACGACTTCGTGGGACGGGTCTGCGTGATCCGCACCTCCACGGTGGGCCCGGACTTCGGGCAGGCCGAGATCACCGCGCCGGACGGCTCCTCGGCGATCATCCAGGTCCGCCAGGAGAGCGAGGACCCGCTGGCCGGGCCGCTCACCGCCGGCAGCACCGCGCTGATCTTCGACTACGACAGCAAGGGCGAGTTCTTCCGGGTGATGCCCTACGACGCGTCCATGGATCCCGACCGCCCGCTGTCCTGA
- a CDS encoding DNA repair ATPase, protein MDTGTYEVLRARLTEQAAELARRAEALNARRIEVFGGTELRLLGTERIRTDNNCVPRDIVPVSGTAVPLEGGTTGQSGLMLFGYNVFIGLKPETTVDDVFSLHRFTRDGDAFRFDEVDPGQVPGLLRDPRFLKDFADLYRYYRDTRLMQLRRLEDKLLAVFQTGARLGDIRVLRWQIGTDGTVQYIDDRGERDHVFPPSHDFEWIETTREHHVPGRHPHISIEDEVFVETIGGTLTIKIENNTETGQGVYEEPVEDPLQSLADADVHYARVGSLICLRIRPYNETEWRHLVFNTRTKDVVRLDGIGQACRRLPEDHGLIFPGGYYLTTGAVKTFDTDVTGLEFERVIRSTNGEDVLYVFHARAEGRSLLLPYNVIRKEVAAPLSCHGYSLFDDGTLVVFRALSDEPTRVHPMQVWQTPYLSDAYAAAQPVGTGPLERVGNAELVRGISDCLSVARMVAEMAPSTAVYEGLIAACTRVFDRYHWLGEAELGDLREPLTAVRSAAEQVLEEFEKVQALTAQAAQAVEEAAAEVASLIRTVRGEAPKTADEWVGLLAALRREQGRLVTLREMRYADTERLEELNTALETELASAGQRAVAFLQGEDAFTGYHEEIERLAAEASQIATAAAAEPLSERLAQRSAALETVTEVVGSLEIADATVRTRILERIGEVLGGVNRARAALEGRRRELLASEGRAAFAAEFALLGQAVTGALAVADTPERCDEQLGRLMLHLENLEARFGDFDDFLAELAAKREDVYEAFSSRKQALLDERARRADRLAASAERTLAGVRRRLAALSSLDEINTYFAADPMVAKLRQVAAELRELGDAVRAEELEGRIKAARQEAGRALRDRQDLFADGGETIRLGRHRFAVNTQPIDLTLVPHEGGMAYAITGTDYRAPVTDEEFQATRDFWDQPLVSESPDVYRAEYLAASILAMAEAGEDGLSLEALHEAAVDEGGTLLEVVRRIAGSRYDEGYERGVHDHDAALILHALLRLHSAAGLLRYPPSARAAAQLFWAHGTDEAARTRWGRRAASLARARAAFGSAPAIAELCRELTDAIAAFVTGHGLAVSSRPDDPLAGEYLFEELGSSPAGFVTGAGARTLLERFRRALGGGGSRSLSAFEDDLRALGDDLAARHQLAEAWLRAYLASRGEEAAGLEMDLPEAIAIELCGAAVPRYDSSATLTATVEGLLGTHPRITDRRMELRIDEALTRIRRFRTERVPAYRAYARRRSELVARERARLRLEEYQPQVMSAFVRNRLLDEVYLPLIGDNLAKQLGAAGDAKRTDQMGLLLLISPPGYGKTTLMEYVASRLGLMFVKVNGPALGHSVTSLDPAEAPSATARQEVEKISFALECGNNTLLYLDDIQHTNPELLQKFISLCDAQRRMEGVWNGRTRTYDLRGKRFAVCMAGNPYTEAGKRFRIPDMLANRADVWNLGDVLSGKEDLFALSYIENALTSNPVLAPLSTRDRGDLELLIRLARGDETVRPDRLSHPYSRVELDQMVSVLAKLLRVQQVVLAVNQAYIASAAQSDESRTEPPFQLQGSYRNMNKLAERIVPVMNDAELNALIDDHYLGEAQTLASGAEANLLKLAELRGTLTPGQAARWQEIKQSYQRAKALGGEGDDAVTRAVGALGLLADRVGGVEQAIHRAGGRLTAAEGRHRRP, encoded by the coding sequence ATGGACACCGGCACCTACGAGGTGCTGCGGGCCCGGCTGACCGAGCAGGCCGCCGAGCTGGCGCGGCGGGCCGAGGCGCTCAACGCCCGCCGGATCGAGGTGTTCGGCGGCACCGAGCTGCGGCTGCTGGGCACCGAGCGGATCCGCACCGACAACAACTGCGTGCCGCGCGACATCGTGCCGGTCTCGGGGACCGCGGTGCCGCTGGAGGGCGGGACCACGGGCCAGTCGGGCCTGATGCTGTTCGGCTACAACGTCTTCATCGGGCTCAAGCCGGAGACGACGGTCGATGACGTCTTCTCCCTGCACCGCTTCACCCGCGACGGGGACGCCTTCCGGTTCGATGAGGTGGACCCCGGGCAGGTCCCGGGGCTGCTGCGCGACCCGCGTTTCCTCAAGGACTTCGCCGACCTGTACCGCTACTACCGCGACACCCGGCTGATGCAGCTGCGGCGGCTGGAGGACAAGCTGCTGGCGGTCTTCCAGACCGGGGCGCGCCTTGGCGACATCCGGGTGCTGCGCTGGCAGATCGGCACCGACGGCACCGTTCAGTACATCGACGACCGGGGCGAACGCGACCACGTCTTCCCGCCCTCGCACGACTTCGAGTGGATCGAGACCACCCGCGAGCACCACGTGCCGGGCCGCCACCCGCACATCTCCATCGAGGACGAGGTGTTCGTGGAGACGATCGGCGGCACCCTCACCATCAAGATCGAAAACAACACCGAGACCGGCCAGGGCGTCTACGAGGAACCGGTCGAAGACCCCCTGCAGAGCCTGGCCGACGCCGACGTCCACTACGCCCGCGTCGGCTCGCTGATCTGCCTGCGCATCCGCCCCTACAACGAGACCGAGTGGCGGCACCTGGTCTTCAACACCCGCACCAAGGACGTGGTGCGCCTGGACGGCATCGGCCAGGCCTGCCGGCGCCTGCCCGAGGACCACGGCCTGATCTTCCCGGGCGGCTACTACCTGACCACCGGCGCGGTGAAGACCTTCGACACCGACGTCACCGGCCTGGAGTTCGAGCGCGTCATCCGCTCCACCAACGGCGAGGACGTGCTGTACGTCTTCCACGCCCGCGCCGAGGGCCGCTCCCTGCTGCTGCCCTACAACGTGATCCGCAAGGAGGTCGCCGCGCCGCTGTCGTGCCACGGCTACTCGCTGTTCGACGACGGCACGCTGGTGGTGTTCCGCGCCCTGTCGGACGAGCCCACCCGCGTCCACCCGATGCAGGTGTGGCAGACGCCGTACCTGTCGGACGCCTACGCCGCCGCCCAGCCGGTGGGCACCGGCCCGCTGGAGCGGGTGGGCAACGCCGAGCTGGTGCGCGGCATCTCCGACTGCCTGTCGGTGGCGCGGATGGTCGCGGAGATGGCCCCGTCCACCGCGGTCTACGAAGGGCTGATCGCCGCCTGCACCCGGGTGTTCGACCGCTACCACTGGCTGGGCGAGGCGGAGCTGGGCGACCTGCGGGAGCCGCTGACGGCGGTGCGGTCGGCGGCCGAGCAGGTGCTGGAGGAGTTCGAGAAGGTCCAGGCGCTGACCGCGCAGGCCGCCCAGGCGGTGGAGGAGGCCGCCGCCGAGGTCGCCTCGCTGATCCGGACGGTGCGGGGCGAGGCCCCCAAGACCGCCGACGAGTGGGTGGGCCTGCTCGCCGCGCTGCGCCGCGAGCAGGGCCGCCTGGTGACGCTGCGCGAGATGCGCTACGCCGACACCGAGCGGCTGGAGGAGCTGAACACCGCGCTGGAGACCGAGCTGGCCTCCGCCGGGCAGCGGGCGGTGGCGTTCCTGCAGGGCGAGGACGCCTTCACCGGCTACCACGAGGAGATCGAACGCCTGGCCGCCGAGGCGTCCCAGATCGCCACCGCGGCCGCCGCCGAACCGCTGAGCGAGCGCCTGGCGCAGCGGTCGGCGGCGCTGGAGACCGTCACCGAGGTGGTCGGCTCCCTGGAGATCGCCGACGCCACCGTGCGCACCCGCATCCTGGAACGCATCGGCGAGGTCCTCGGCGGCGTCAACCGGGCCCGCGCCGCCTTGGAGGGCCGCCGCCGCGAGCTTCTGGCCAGTGAGGGACGCGCCGCGTTCGCCGCCGAGTTCGCGCTGCTGGGGCAGGCGGTCACCGGGGCGCTGGCGGTCGCCGACACCCCCGAACGCTGCGACGAGCAGCTCGGCCGGCTGATGCTGCACCTGGAGAACCTGGAGGCCCGGTTCGGCGACTTCGACGACTTCCTCGCCGAGCTGGCCGCCAAGCGCGAAGACGTCTACGAGGCGTTCTCCTCCCGCAAGCAGGCGCTGCTGGACGAGCGGGCCCGCCGCGCCGACCGGCTGGCCGCCTCCGCCGAACGCACCCTGGCCGGGGTGCGCCGCCGCCTGGCGGCCCTGTCGTCCCTGGATGAGATCAACACCTACTTCGCCGCCGACCCGATGGTGGCCAAGCTCCGCCAGGTCGCCGCCGAGCTGCGGGAACTGGGCGATGCGGTGCGCGCCGAGGAGCTGGAGGGCCGCATCAAGGCCGCCCGCCAGGAGGCCGGGCGGGCGCTGCGCGACCGCCAGGACCTGTTCGCCGACGGCGGGGAGACCATCCGGCTGGGCCGGCACCGCTTCGCCGTCAACACCCAGCCGATCGACTTGACGCTCGTCCCGCACGAGGGCGGCATGGCGTACGCGATCACCGGCACCGACTACCGGGCGCCGGTGACCGATGAGGAGTTCCAGGCCACCCGCGACTTCTGGGACCAGCCGCTGGTGTCGGAGTCCCCGGACGTCTACCGGGCCGAGTACCTGGCCGCCTCCATCCTGGCCATGGCCGAGGCCGGTGAGGACGGGCTGTCGCTGGAGGCCCTGCACGAGGCCGCGGTGGACGAGGGCGGCACGCTGCTGGAGGTCGTCCGCCGCATCGCCGGATCCCGCTACGACGAGGGCTATGAGCGGGGCGTCCACGACCATGACGCCGCGCTGATCCTGCACGCCCTGCTGCGGCTGCACTCGGCCGCCGGGCTGCTGCGCTACCCGCCGTCCGCCCGCGCCGCCGCCCAGCTGTTCTGGGCGCACGGCACCGACGAGGCCGCCCGCACCCGCTGGGGCCGCCGGGCCGCATCGCTGGCCCGCGCCCGCGCCGCCTTCGGCTCCGCCCCCGCCATCGCCGAGCTGTGCCGGGAGCTCACCGACGCCATCGCGGCCTTCGTCACCGGCCACGGCCTGGCCGTCTCGTCACGGCCGGACGATCCGCTGGCCGGGGAGTACCTGTTCGAAGAGCTGGGCTCGTCCCCGGCCGGTTTCGTCACCGGGGCGGGCGCCCGGACGCTGCTGGAGCGGTTCCGCCGGGCGCTGGGCGGCGGCGGCTCCCGGTCCCTGTCCGCTTTCGAAGACGACCTGCGCGCCTTGGGCGACGACCTGGCCGCCCGCCACCAGCTCGCCGAGGCGTGGCTGCGGGCCTATCTGGCCTCCCGGGGCGAAGAGGCCGCGGGCTTGGAGATGGACCTGCCGGAGGCCATCGCCATCGAGCTGTGCGGCGCCGCCGTGCCCCGCTACGACTCCTCGGCCACGCTGACCGCCACCGTGGAAGGGCTGCTGGGCACCCACCCGCGCATCACCGACCGGCGCATGGAGCTGCGCATCGACGAGGCGCTGACCCGCATCCGGCGTTTCCGCACCGAACGCGTCCCCGCCTACCGCGCCTACGCCAGGCGGCGCAGCGAACTGGTGGCGCGCGAGCGGGCCCGGCTGCGGCTGGAGGAGTACCAGCCGCAGGTGATGAGCGCGTTCGTCCGCAACCGCCTGCTGGACGAGGTGTACCTGCCGCTGATCGGCGACAACCTGGCCAAACAGCTGGGCGCGGCCGGGGACGCCAAGCGCACCGACCAGATGGGGTTGCTGCTGCTGATCTCCCCGCCCGGCTACGGCAAGACCACGCTGATGGAGTACGTGGCCAGCCGGCTGGGGTTGATGTTCGTCAAGGTCAACGGCCCGGCCCTGGGGCATTCGGTGACCTCGCTGGACCCGGCCGAGGCCCCCAGCGCCACCGCCCGCCAGGAGGTGGAGAAGATCTCCTTCGCCCTGGAGTGCGGCAACAACACCCTGCTGTACCTGGACGACATCCAGCACACCAACCCCGAGCTGCTGCAGAAGTTCATCTCGCTGTGCGACGCCCAGCGCCGCATGGAGGGCGTCTGGAACGGCCGCACCCGCACCTACGACCTGCGCGGCAAGCGCTTTGCGGTGTGCATGGCCGGCAACCCCTACACCGAGGCCGGCAAGCGTTTCCGCATCCCCGACATGCTGGCCAACCGGGCGGACGTGTGGAACCTGGGCGATGTGCTGTCGGGCAAGGAGGACCTGTTCGCCCTCAGCTACATCGAGAACGCGCTGACCTCCAACCCCGTGCTGGCCCCGCTGTCCACCCGCGACCGCGGCGACCTGGAGCTGCTGATCCGCCTGGCCAGGGGCGACGAGACGGTCCGTCCCGACCGGCTCTCCCACCCCTACTCGCGGGTCGAGCTGGACCAGATGGTCTCGGTGCTGGCCAAGCTGCTGCGGGTGCAGCAGGTCGTGCTGGCGGTCAACCAGGCCTACATCGCCTCGGCCGCCCAGTCGGACGAGTCCCGCACCGAGCCGCCCTTCCAGCTGCAGGGCTCCTACCGCAACATGAACAAGCTCGCCGAACGCATCGTCCCGGTGATGAACGACGCCGAGCTGAACGCCCTCATCGACGACCACTACCTGGGCGAGGCGCAGACCCTGGCCTCCGGCGCCGAGGCCAACCTCCTCAAACTGGCCGAGCTGCGCGGCACCCTCACCCCCGGCCAGGCCGCCCGCTGGCAGGAGATCAAACAGTCCTACCAGCGCGCCAAGGCCCTGGGCGGCGAGGGCGACGACGCCGTCACCCGCGCCGTCGGCGCCCTGGGCCTGCTGGCCGACCGGGTCGGCGGCGTCGAACAGGCCATCCACCGCGCCGGCGGCCGCCTGACCGCCGCCGAGGGCAGGCACCGCCGCCCCTGA
- a CDS encoding protein phosphatase 2C domain-containing protein, whose product MRLIDSAGLPGASGRLSEDRFGAAGNLAWVIDGASDFRNERHLPAASNVHWLVDRVHEALRERGAAGSVVSGTGLLSELQAEIAAELARYDLREMRQHPCCSLALLVVRPGFVEIVRVGDAVGFLRGGSLELEVSTGFFDAREAAAVERAKTLELTAEEITSAMYRRRAEYIRGINGESVFSGHPEGNLFAHSLLVPRRGAGLVVLLCTDGLARAVTEYRLFPGWPALLDACLGKGLEAVIAELRAFENAAASVPGKFKRSDDVAAVLVEV is encoded by the coding sequence GTGAGGCTCATCGATTCGGCGGGATTGCCCGGTGCGTCCGGCAGGCTCTCTGAGGACAGGTTCGGGGCGGCGGGGAACCTCGCCTGGGTCATCGACGGTGCTTCGGACTTCCGGAACGAGCGGCACCTTCCCGCCGCGTCGAACGTGCACTGGCTGGTGGACCGGGTGCACGAGGCTCTGCGGGAGCGCGGCGCCGCCGGTTCCGTCGTGTCGGGGACCGGCCTGCTGAGCGAGCTGCAAGCCGAGATCGCCGCCGAGCTGGCCCGTTATGACCTGCGGGAGATGCGGCAGCATCCGTGCTGCTCGCTGGCGCTGCTGGTGGTCCGTCCGGGCTTCGTGGAGATCGTGCGGGTGGGGGACGCGGTCGGTTTCCTGCGCGGCGGCTCGCTGGAGCTGGAGGTCAGCACGGGATTCTTCGACGCACGGGAGGCGGCGGCGGTCGAGCGGGCCAAGACCCTCGAATTGACGGCGGAGGAGATCACCTCGGCGATGTACCGGCGGCGTGCCGAGTACATCCGGGGGATCAACGGCGAGTCGGTCTTCTCCGGGCATCCGGAGGGGAACCTGTTCGCCCATTCCCTCCTGGTGCCCCGGCGCGGTGCCGGACTGGTCGTCTTGCTGTGCACGGACGGGCTGGCGCGGGCCGTGACCGAATACCGGCTCTTCCCCGGCTGGCCGGCACTGCTCGACGCCTGCTTGGGCAAGGGGCTCGAGGCGGTGATCGCCGAACTGCGGGCCTTTGAGAACGCGGCGGCTTCCGTGCCGGGCAAGTTCAAGAGATCCGACGATGTCGCGGCGGTGCTGGTCGAGGTCTGA
- a CDS encoding DUF397 domain-containing protein, translating into MIDLSDAARRKSSRSGIGDDCVEVTSILWHRSSRSHTGDNCVEIAPVHWRKSRWSGPRGNCVEVASVAWRKSRRSGNGGQNCIEVADAGQGIAVRDSKDPDGGRLVFSRGQWRVFAERVKGGEFDLS; encoded by the coding sequence ATGATCGACTTGTCAGACGCTGCTCGGCGTAAGTCCAGCCGCAGTGGCATCGGGGATGACTGCGTAGAGGTCACCTCCATCCTCTGGCACAGATCCAGCCGAAGCCACACCGGCGACAACTGTGTAGAGATCGCTCCTGTTCACTGGCGTAAGTCTCGCTGGAGCGGTCCCAGGGGCAATTGTGTGGAGGTCGCCTCTGTCGCTTGGCGGAAGAGTCGGCGCAGTGGCAACGGTGGTCAAAACTGCATCGAGGTCGCCGACGCCGGGCAAGGGATCGCTGTACGCGACAGCAAGGATCCGGACGGTGGGAGGCTGGTGTTCTCGCGGGGGCAGTGGCGTGTCTTCGCCGAGCGGGTCAAGGGCGGCGAGTTCGACTTGAGCTGA
- a CDS encoding DUF397 domain-containing protein, translating into MPPVDLSHVAWRKSRRSHNGGQNCVEIADAGRAVAVRDSKDPGGGRLVFSRSQWRVFAERVKNGDFDLS; encoded by the coding sequence GTGCCCCCGGTGGACCTCTCCCACGTCGCCTGGCGTAAGAGCCGACGCAGCCACAACGGTGGTCAGAACTGCGTTGAGATCGCCGATGCCGGACGGGCAGTTGCTGTGCGGGACAGCAAGGACCCGGGCGGCGGGAGGTTGGTGTTCTCGCGGAGTCAGTGGCGCGTTTTCGCTGAGCGAGTCAAGAACGGTGACTTCGATCTGAGCTGA
- a CDS encoding helix-turn-helix domain-containing protein, with translation MAKRTSPTVRRRRLAAELKRLRKEAGKTREEVADFVACAPATITKIESAATTAPPAYVARMLELYGVDGAEKEAWLVIAKQARKRGWWQSYNDAIPNWFSVYVGLEQEASKIREYECEIIPGLLQTEGYIRAVMDAAPTIPSDEEVERRVAVRLKRQELLENGDAPDVWVILNEAAVRREVGGPEVMREQLAHLVELSQLNTVTLQVLPFSAGAHPALQHGFTILGFAEPTDPDVVYVEYATGGLYLELRSEVDIYGTYFDHLRAKALAPDESRRLIMELSQQVS, from the coding sequence GTGGCAAAACGGACGAGCCCTACGGTGCGCCGGCGCAGACTGGCGGCCGAGCTGAAGCGGCTTCGCAAGGAGGCGGGTAAGACACGAGAAGAAGTGGCCGACTTCGTGGCGTGCGCTCCGGCCACCATCACCAAGATCGAATCAGCGGCGACCACCGCCCCGCCGGCCTACGTGGCCCGGATGCTGGAGCTGTACGGCGTTGACGGCGCGGAGAAGGAAGCCTGGCTGGTCATCGCCAAGCAGGCCCGCAAACGCGGCTGGTGGCAGTCCTACAACGACGCCATCCCCAACTGGTTCTCGGTGTACGTCGGCCTGGAGCAGGAGGCCAGCAAGATCCGCGAGTACGAGTGCGAGATCATTCCCGGCCTGCTCCAGACCGAGGGCTACATTCGCGCTGTAATGGATGCCGCTCCTACGATTCCGTCAGATGAAGAGGTGGAGCGTCGGGTCGCCGTCCGGCTCAAGCGGCAAGAACTGCTCGAGAACGGGGATGCGCCCGATGTGTGGGTCATCCTTAACGAAGCCGCCGTCCGCCGAGAGGTCGGAGGTCCTGAGGTGATGCGTGAGCAGCTCGCTCACCTCGTGGAACTCTCCCAGCTCAATACGGTGACGCTTCAGGTTCTGCCCTTCAGCGCAGGAGCGCATCCTGCTCTACAACACGGATTCACCATCCTGGGATTCGCTGAACCCACCGATCCGGACGTCGTGTACGTTGAGTATGCGACAGGTGGCTTGTATCTGGAGCTACGCTCCGAAGTGGACATCTACGGGACCTACTTCGATCACTTGCGTGCCAAGGCGCTTGCGCCGGATGAGTCACGCAGGTTGATCATGGAGCTATCCCAACAGGTGTCCTAG
- a CDS encoding YwiC-like family protein: protein MTSDTASTRPATTASPRRERGNARRRRGQWVPPQHGAWAMLIVPYLAGLIAVGFTWPHLPLLVAWLAGYPLSYFALLAVKTRRFARFRPQILTFGTAALLAGGITVAARPALLYYAPLFAVVLVINGLFAARRDDRALLNGLVSVAGAMLILPVVATVAGRPPTEVIDALIVSFLYFAGTVFFVKTCIRERDNRAMLVASITYHAAALAAAAWVHLLYAIPFGLYLARSVIVPGKNLTPKHLGVMEIVSSVLLLATVALT from the coding sequence GTGACCAGCGACACCGCTTCCACCCGGCCCGCAACCACCGCCTCCCCGCGCCGCGAACGCGGCAACGCGCGCAGGCGACGCGGCCAGTGGGTGCCGCCCCAGCACGGCGCCTGGGCGATGCTGATCGTCCCGTACCTGGCCGGCCTGATCGCCGTCGGCTTCACCTGGCCGCACCTGCCGCTGCTGGTGGCCTGGCTGGCCGGCTACCCCCTGTCGTACTTCGCGCTGCTGGCCGTCAAGACCCGCCGCTTCGCACGCTTCCGCCCCCAGATCCTGACCTTCGGCACCGCCGCCCTGCTCGCCGGCGGCATCACCGTGGCCGCCCGCCCCGCCCTGCTCTACTACGCCCCGCTGTTCGCCGTCGTCCTGGTGATCAACGGCCTCTTCGCCGCCCGCCGCGACGACCGCGCCCTGCTGAACGGCCTGGTCTCGGTGGCCGGCGCGATGCTCATCCTGCCGGTGGTCGCCACGGTCGCCGGCCGGCCGCCCACCGAGGTGATCGACGCCCTCATCGTCTCGTTCCTCTACTTCGCCGGAACGGTCTTCTTCGTCAAAACCTGCATCCGCGAGCGCGACAACCGCGCCATGCTGGTCGCCTCGATCACCTACCACGCCGCGGCCTTGGCCGCGGCCGCCTGGGTCCACCTCCTCTACGCCATCCCCTTCGGCCTGTACCTGGCCCGCTCCGTGATCGTCCCGGGCAAGAACCTCACCCCCAAGCACCTCGGCGTGATGGAGATCGTCAGCTCCGTCCTCCTGCTGGCCACCGTCGCCCTCACTTGA
- a CDS encoding ArsR/SmtB family transcription factor: protein MPVPLYQAKAEFFRILGHPVRIRVLELLQSGPMPVRDLLAEIEVEPSSLSQQLAVLRRAGIVSATREGSTVVYELSTSDIADLMRAARRILTEMITSREELLAELKAAEEEDQ, encoded by the coding sequence GTGCCGGTGCCGCTGTATCAGGCCAAGGCCGAGTTCTTCCGCATCCTCGGCCATCCGGTGCGCATCCGGGTGCTGGAGCTGCTGCAAAGCGGTCCCATGCCGGTGCGGGATCTGCTGGCCGAGATCGAAGTGGAACCTTCCAGCCTGTCCCAGCAGCTGGCGGTGCTGCGCCGGGCGGGGATCGTCTCCGCCACCCGCGAGGGCTCCACCGTGGTCTACGAGCTGTCCACCAGCGACATCGCCGACCTGATGCGGGCGGCCCGGCGCATCCTCACCGAGATGATCACCAGCCGGGAGGAGCTGCTGGCCGAACTGAAGGCCGCCGAGGAGGAAGACCAGTGA
- a CDS encoding NADH-quinone oxidoreductase subunit B family protein codes for MNLWKKIRKTGRVAEPAPPRPKDKPPKPELAGSVQIRHVDAGSCNGCELEIASVFGPVHDAERYGARLVASPRHADALLVTGPVTRNMETALRRTYEAVPEPKVVIALGDCARNCGVFAGAYGVAGAVGDVVPVDVEVPGCPPRPEDITKALRGLTGR; via the coding sequence GTGAACCTCTGGAAGAAGATCCGCAAGACCGGGCGGGTCGCCGAACCGGCTCCCCCGCGGCCCAAGGACAAGCCGCCCAAACCCGAGCTGGCCGGGTCGGTGCAGATCCGGCACGTGGACGCCGGGTCCTGCAACGGGTGCGAACTGGAGATCGCCTCGGTGTTCGGGCCCGTCCACGACGCCGAGCGCTACGGGGCGCGCCTGGTGGCCTCCCCCCGGCACGCCGACGCGCTGCTGGTGACCGGGCCGGTGACGCGGAACATGGAGACCGCGCTGCGCCGCACCTACGAGGCCGTCCCCGAGCCCAAAGTGGTGATCGCGCTGGGCGACTGCGCCCGCAACTGCGGGGTGTTCGCCGGCGCCTACGGCGTGGCCGGCGCGGTCGGTGACGTGGTCCCGGTGGACGTGGAGGTGCCCGGCTGCCCGCCCCGTCCCGAGGACATCACCAAGGCGTTGCGGGGTCTGACCGGACGATGA